A section of the Pseudomonas prosekii genome encodes:
- a CDS encoding MFS transporter, with the protein MDHYAPRNWQPHERPSLPGSPSTPLHSTPKRLAYALVGLLVALTGGLGNSLVIANLPYLQGALGATTAEMAWLPAAYVMTNVSMNLLLVKFRQQFGLRAFTEVFLVLYALVTFGHLFVNDLNSAIAVRAAHGMVGAALSSLGLYYMIQAFPAKWRMKALVLGLGTSQLALPLARLFSEDLMQIAEWRGLYLFELGMALLTLGCVFLLKLPPGDRFKTFEKLDFLTFAILASGVALLCAVLSLGRIDWWLEAPWIGVASAASIVLILAGLAIEHNRSNPMLMTRWLGSGVMIRLALAVILIRMVLSEQSTGAVGFMQMLNMSSQQLHSLYVVMLLGSIAGLATSALTIDPKHLFMPLIVSLALMATGSVIDSYSNNLTRPENMYFSQFLLAFGGTFFLGPTMVLGTRNVLTNPRNLVSFSVLFGICQNLGGLIGAALLGTFQIVREKFHSSNIVEHLTLMDPRVAARVQSGGNAVGSLIADPSLRNLQGIRSLATAATREANVLAYNDVFMLIALIAVLTMIWISTRALWLMSTTQAVAPAAQTATSSVQPSGATSS; encoded by the coding sequence ATGGATCACTACGCCCCGCGCAACTGGCAGCCCCACGAGCGGCCCAGCTTGCCCGGTTCCCCCTCGACGCCCTTGCACTCCACGCCCAAGCGGCTGGCGTATGCGTTGGTCGGTCTGTTGGTGGCGTTGACCGGTGGCCTCGGCAACTCGCTGGTGATCGCCAACCTGCCTTACCTGCAAGGTGCGCTGGGCGCGACCACCGCCGAAATGGCCTGGTTGCCGGCCGCCTACGTCATGACCAACGTCTCGATGAACCTGCTGCTGGTGAAGTTTCGCCAGCAATTCGGTTTGCGCGCGTTCACCGAAGTGTTTCTGGTGCTCTATGCGCTAGTGACCTTCGGCCACTTGTTCGTCAACGACCTCAATTCGGCGATTGCCGTGCGCGCGGCCCACGGCATGGTCGGCGCGGCACTGAGTTCGCTGGGGTTGTATTACATGATCCAGGCGTTCCCGGCGAAGTGGCGGATGAAAGCGCTGGTGCTCGGTCTCGGCACGTCGCAACTGGCGTTGCCGCTGGCGCGATTGTTCTCTGAGGACCTGATGCAAATCGCCGAATGGCGCGGGTTGTACTTGTTCGAACTGGGCATGGCGCTGCTGACGCTGGGCTGCGTGTTCCTGCTCAAATTGCCGCCGGGCGACCGCTTCAAAACCTTCGAAAAACTCGACTTCCTGACCTTCGCTATTCTCGCTTCGGGCGTGGCGCTGCTGTGCGCGGTGCTGTCGCTGGGCCGCATCGACTGGTGGCTGGAAGCACCGTGGATCGGCGTGGCGTCGGCGGCGTCAATCGTGCTGATCCTCGCCGGCCTGGCCATCGAACATAACCGCAGCAACCCGATGCTGATGACCCGTTGGCTCGGTAGCGGCGTGATGATTCGTCTGGCGCTGGCGGTGATCCTGATTCGCATGGTGTTGTCCGAGCAATCCACCGGCGCTGTCGGTTTCATGCAAATGCTCAACATGAGCAGTCAGCAACTGCACAGCCTGTACGTGGTGATGTTGCTCGGCAGCATTGCCGGCCTCGCCACCAGCGCGCTGACGATTGATCCCAAACACCTGTTCATGCCGCTGATCGTGTCGCTGGCGCTGATGGCGACCGGCTCGGTGATCGACAGTTATTCGAACAACCTGACCCGCCCGGAGAACATGTATTTCAGCCAGTTCCTGTTGGCGTTCGGCGGTACGTTTTTCCTTGGCCCGACCATGGTCCTCGGCACGCGCAACGTGCTGACCAACCCACGCAATCTGGTGAGTTTTTCGGTGCTGTTCGGCATCTGCCAGAACCTTGGCGGCCTGATTGGCGCGGCGCTGCTCGGCACGTTTCAGATCGTCCGCGAGAAATTTCATTCGAGCAACATTGTCGAACACCTGACCCTGATGGATCCGCGGGTTGCCGCGCGGGTGCAAAGCGGCGGCAACGCGGTTGGCTCGCTGATCGCCGACCCGAGTTTGCGCAATTTGCAGGGCATTCGCAGCCTGGCCACGGCCGCCACCCGCGAAGCCAATGTGCTGGCCTACAACGATGTGTTCATGCTGATTGCGCTGATCGCGGTGCTGACGATGATCTGGATTTCCACTCGCGCGCTGTGGCTGATGAGCACCACCCAAGCGGTCGCGCCCGCCGCTCAAACTGCCACTTCTTCCGTTCAACCCAGCGGTGCCACTTCTTCATGA
- the copD gene encoding copper homeostasis membrane protein CopD, which produces MTDALVLCRFLHFVVVLMLFGAWVFRPLLLTDDAVNLDRSLARITRWLTAVALLSGVTWLLLITASMAGDWSAAFAPSTLSLVLSKTFFGQVWRWHLLLNVLLMVLLWTPLRTNAALRLIVSGLLLATLAPVGHGAMLDGLSGQLLILNQIIHLVCVGTWLGGLMLLVLILRQPVALDVVLRRFSGIGYGLVAGLLITGLINVRVLTGQFWPTPLWSGFALILLIKVVLVAAMLGLALFNRLRIKDCEQRVGTLKTSVLLEWLLGIGAVAAVSLLGTMPPMIAT; this is translated from the coding sequence ATGACCGATGCGCTGGTGCTGTGCCGCTTTCTGCATTTTGTCGTGGTGTTGATGCTGTTCGGGGCCTGGGTGTTCAGGCCTCTGTTGTTGACCGATGACGCCGTCAATCTCGACCGGTCACTGGCGCGCATCACGCGTTGGCTGACCGCCGTGGCGCTGCTAAGCGGCGTGACGTGGTTGCTGCTGATCACCGCCAGTATGGCCGGCGACTGGAGCGCGGCGTTTGCGCCGTCGACATTGAGTCTGGTGCTGAGCAAAACCTTTTTCGGCCAAGTGTGGCGTTGGCACTTGCTGCTCAATGTGCTGCTGATGGTGTTGCTGTGGACGCCGTTGCGCACGAATGCTGCTTTGCGATTGATCGTCAGCGGTTTATTGCTGGCGACGCTGGCGCCGGTCGGGCACGGCGCGATGCTTGACGGGCTCAGCGGTCAGTTGCTGATTCTCAACCAGATCATCCATCTGGTCTGCGTTGGTACGTGGCTCGGCGGGTTGATGCTGCTGGTGCTGATTCTGCGCCAGCCGGTTGCGCTGGATGTGGTTTTGCGGCGTTTCAGCGGCATCGGTTATGGCTTGGTGGCGGGGTTGCTGATCACCGGTTTGATCAACGTGCGCGTACTCACCGGGCAATTCTGGCCGACGCCGTTATGGTCGGGGTTTGCCTTGATTCTGCTGATCAAGGTTGTGCTGGTGGCAGCGATGCTCGGGTTGGCGTTGTTCAATCGGCTGCGGATCAAGGATTGCGAACAGCGGGTCGGCACGCTGAAAACCAGCGTGCTGCTGGAATGGTTGCTGGGGATCGGCGCAGTGGCGGCGGTTTCGCTGCTCGGCACCATGCCGCCCATGATCGCCACATAA
- a CDS encoding sulfite exporter TauE/SafE family protein gives MLLASFFGVVMGLVLGLTGAGGGILAVPALVLGLGWSMTQAAPVALFAVGSAAAVGAIDGLRHGLVRYRAALLIASLGAVFSPLGIYFAHQLSEKILMVLFSLLMVMVAWRMLRRERKDAGPSDHGHANWGQKNCMLDQHTGRFSWTAKCTATLAALGAVTGLVSGLLGVGGGFLIVPAFKQLTDVQMRGIVATSLMVISLISAIGVIGAFHAGVRIDHIGVTFIVASIVGMLIGRKLCARVPARALQVGFASVCLVVAAYMLLRA, from the coding sequence ATGTTGCTGGCGAGTTTTTTTGGTGTGGTGATGGGCTTGGTCCTTGGTTTGACCGGGGCCGGGGGCGGGATTCTGGCGGTGCCGGCGTTGGTGCTGGGGCTCGGCTGGAGCATGACGCAAGCGGCGCCGGTTGCCTTGTTTGCGGTGGGCAGTGCGGCGGCGGTCGGGGCCATCGACGGTTTGCGCCATGGTTTGGTGCGCTATCGCGCGGCGCTGCTGATCGCTTCGCTCGGCGCGGTGTTTTCGCCGTTGGGTATCTACTTCGCGCATCAGTTGTCGGAAAAAATCCTGATGGTTCTGTTCAGTCTGCTGATGGTCATGGTGGCCTGGCGGATGTTGCGCCGCGAGCGCAAGGACGCGGGCCCGAGCGACCACGGTCACGCCAACTGGGGCCAAAAGAACTGCATGCTCGATCAACACACCGGACGTTTTTCCTGGACCGCTAAATGCACCGCGACCCTGGCGGCACTCGGCGCGGTCACTGGCTTGGTCTCTGGTTTGCTCGGCGTCGGTGGCGGTTTTCTGATCGTTCCGGCGTTCAAGCAACTGACCGACGTACAAATGCGCGGCATCGTCGCCACATCGCTGATGGTGATCAGCCTGATCTCGGCCATCGGCGTCATCGGCGCGTTTCACGCCGGGGTGCGGATCGACCACATCGGCGTGACGTTCATCGTCGCGAGCATTGTCGGCATGCTGATCGGTCGCAAACTCTGCGCGCGGGTGCCAGCGCGGGCGTTGCAGGTCGGATTTGCCAGTGTTTGCCTGGTCGTCGCGGCTTATATGCTGCTGCGCGCCTGA
- a CDS encoding HlyD family secretion protein, producing the protein MTEPTNTSTPASTTTTTNAIAATPEGVAPPSSPATEPRSLRVRIISSLGFAAIAIIGVLIVLYAWQLPPFSSAVETTENALVRGQVTIIGPQLSGYVYEVPVTDFQHVKAGDLLVRLDDRIYKQRLDQSLAQLAVQKAALANVVQQRNSAEATIKLRQAAVVDSQAQARKSAADLRRNQELINDGSVSKRELDVTMAANAQTIAAVAQAQANLEIARQDLQTVIVNRGSLEAAVASADAAVQLARIDLSNTRVLAPRDGQLGQIGVRLGAFVNSGAQLMALVPQQLWVIANMKETQMDEVRVGQPVTFTVDALNHRKFHGKVQRISPATGSEFSLLQADNATGNFVKIAQRVPVRITVDDGQEQSERLRPGMSVVVSIDTAAAGHTETPEPL; encoded by the coding sequence ATGACCGAACCGACTAACACCTCCACGCCGGCGTCGACCACGACCACCACCAATGCCATCGCCGCCACCCCGGAAGGCGTCGCGCCGCCGTCCTCGCCGGCCACCGAACCACGTTCGCTGCGGGTGCGGATCATCTCGTCGTTGGGCTTCGCGGCGATTGCGATTATTGGCGTGTTGATCGTGTTGTACGCCTGGCAACTGCCGCCGTTCAGCAGCGCCGTCGAAACCACCGAAAACGCCTTGGTCCGTGGCCAAGTGACGATCATCGGCCCGCAGCTCAGCGGCTACGTCTATGAAGTGCCGGTGACCGACTTCCAGCATGTGAAGGCCGGCGACTTGCTGGTGCGCCTCGATGACCGGATCTACAAGCAGCGTCTCGATCAATCGCTGGCGCAACTGGCGGTGCAGAAAGCCGCGTTGGCCAACGTGGTGCAGCAACGCAACAGCGCCGAAGCGACCATCAAGTTGCGGCAGGCCGCGGTGGTCGACAGCCAGGCGCAGGCGCGCAAAAGCGCCGCGGACCTGCGCCGTAACCAGGAATTGATCAATGACGGTTCGGTGTCCAAACGTGAGTTGGACGTGACCATGGCCGCCAACGCGCAGACCATCGCCGCGGTCGCGCAAGCGCAAGCCAATCTGGAAATCGCCCGGCAGGACCTGCAAACCGTGATCGTCAATCGCGGTTCGCTGGAAGCGGCGGTGGCCAGTGCCGATGCGGCGGTGCAACTGGCGCGCATCGACCTGTCGAACACCCGCGTACTGGCGCCACGTGACGGCCAGCTCGGACAAATTGGCGTGCGCCTCGGCGCGTTCGTCAACTCCGGCGCGCAACTGATGGCGTTGGTGCCACAGCAGTTGTGGGTGATCGCCAACATGAAGGAAACGCAGATGGATGAAGTGCGCGTCGGCCAACCGGTGACCTTCACCGTCGATGCGCTCAACCATCGAAAATTCCACGGCAAGGTGCAGCGGATTTCACCGGCGACCGGTTCGGAATTCAGCCTGTTGCAGGCCGACAACGCCACCGGCAACTTCGTCAAGATCGCCCAGCGCGTGCCCGTGCGGATCACCGTGGACGACGGCCAGGAACAAAGCGAACGGCTGCGCCCGGGGATGTCGGTGGTGGTGAGCATCGACACCGCGGCAGCCGGCCACACCGAAACTCCCGAACCTTTGTAG
- the preA gene encoding NAD-dependent dihydropyrimidine dehydrogenase subunit PreA, which produces MADLSIVFAGIKAPNPFWLASAPPTDKAYNVVRAFEAGWGGVVWKTLGEDPAAVNVSSRYSAHYGANREVMGINNIELITDRSLEINLREITQVKKDWPDRALIVSLMVPCVEESWKFILPLVEATGADGIELNFGCPHGMPERGMGAAVGQVPEYVEQVTRWCKTYCSLPVIVKLTPNITDIRVAARAAHRGGADAVSLINTINSITSVNLEQMVAMPTVGHQSTHGGYCGSAVKPIALNMVAEIARDPQTLGLPICGIGGIGSWRDAAEFMALGSGAVQVCTAAMLHGFRIVDEMKDGLSRWMDSQGYANIAEFSGRAVGNTTDWKYLDINYQVIAKIDQDACIGCGRCHIACEDTSHQAVASLKQVDGTHKYEVIDEECVGCNLCQITCPVEDCIEMVPMDTGKPFLDWNHDPRNPYHVVL; this is translated from the coding sequence ATGGCCGATCTTTCGATTGTCTTCGCCGGTATCAAAGCCCCCAATCCATTCTGGCTGGCCTCCGCGCCACCCACCGACAAAGCCTACAACGTGGTCCGCGCCTTCGAGGCTGGCTGGGGCGGCGTGGTCTGGAAAACCCTCGGCGAAGACCCGGCAGCGGTCAACGTCTCGTCGCGGTACTCGGCGCATTACGGCGCCAACCGTGAGGTCATGGGCATCAACAACATCGAGCTGATCACCGACCGTTCGCTGGAGATCAACTTGCGGGAAATCACCCAAGTGAAAAAGGATTGGCCGGACCGCGCGCTGATTGTTTCGCTGATGGTGCCGTGCGTCGAAGAGTCATGGAAATTCATTCTGCCGCTGGTTGAAGCCACAGGGGCCGATGGCATCGAGCTGAACTTCGGTTGCCCGCACGGCATGCCTGAACGCGGCATGGGCGCGGCGGTCGGCCAGGTCCCGGAATACGTCGAACAGGTGACCCGCTGGTGCAAGACCTATTGCTCGCTGCCGGTGATCGTCAAGTTGACGCCGAACATCACCGACATCCGCGTTGCCGCGCGTGCGGCCCACCGTGGCGGCGCCGATGCGGTGTCGCTGATCAACACGATCAACTCGATCACCAGCGTCAATCTGGAGCAAATGGTCGCGATGCCCACCGTCGGCCATCAAAGCACCCACGGCGGTTATTGCGGCTCGGCGGTGAAGCCGATTGCGCTGAACATGGTCGCCGAAATCGCTCGTGACCCGCAGACGCTCGGCTTGCCGATCTGCGGCATCGGCGGCATCGGCAGTTGGCGTGACGCGGCGGAATTCATGGCGTTGGGCAGCGGCGCGGTGCAGGTGTGCACGGCGGCGATGCTGCATGGTTTTCGCATTGTCGATGAGATGAAGGACGGCTTGTCACGCTGGATGGACAGTCAGGGCTACGCCAATATCGCCGAGTTTTCCGGGCGCGCGGTGGGCAATACCACCGACTGGAAGTACCTCGACATCAACTATCAGGTGATCGCCAAGATCGATCAGGATGCGTGCATCGGTTGCGGGCGCTGCCACATCGCTTGCGAAGACACCTCGCACCAAGCGGTGGCCAGCCTGAAACAGGTGGACGGCACGCACAAATATGAAGTGATCGATGAGGAGTGTGTGGGCTGCAACCTGTGCCAGATCACCTGCCCGGTCGAGGATTGCATCGAGATGGTGCCGATGGACACCGGCAAGCCGTTTCTGGATTGGAATCATGATCCGCGTAATCCTTACCACGTTGTTCTCTAG
- a CDS encoding TetR/AcrR family transcriptional regulator, with amino-acid sequence MGNHKIEIRRSNVEKILLGAEKVFAEKGFGSTAMADIAAEVQLPRSNLHYYFSTKGELYSAVLFDLLEVWKQDALCFEMFDDPRVVLSSYIRAKMNHSRSRPHGSKVWANEIIHGAPTLGEALDASLYDWAKMKEAKIRQWVEDKRILPVEPSALLYMIWASTQHYADFDHQVNILNDHQALSDMQFERAVQTVTSVILRGIGLEP; translated from the coding sequence ATGGGCAATCACAAGATCGAAATCCGCCGCAGTAACGTCGAGAAAATCCTCCTCGGCGCCGAAAAGGTCTTCGCCGAAAAAGGCTTCGGCAGCACCGCCATGGCGGACATCGCCGCTGAAGTGCAACTGCCGCGCTCCAACTTGCATTATTACTTCAGCACCAAAGGCGAGCTGTACAGCGCAGTGCTGTTCGACCTGCTGGAAGTGTGGAAACAGGACGCCTTGTGCTTCGAGATGTTCGACGATCCGCGCGTGGTGCTCAGCAGTTATATCCGCGCCAAAATGAACCACTCGCGCAGCCGCCCGCACGGCTCGAAAGTCTGGGCCAACGAGATCATTCACGGCGCGCCGACGCTGGGCGAGGCGCTGGACGCCAGCTTGTATGACTGGGCGAAAATGAAGGAAGCGAAGATTCGCCAATGGGTCGAGGACAAACGCATCCTGCCGGTCGAGCCGTCGGCACTGCTTTATATGATCTGGGCCTCGACCCAGCATTACGCCGACTTCGATCATCAGGTGAATATCCTCAATGATCATCAGGCGTTGTCGGACATGCAGTTCGAGCGGGCGGTGCAAACCGTGACCAGCGTGATATTGCGCGGGATCGGGTTGGAACCCTGA
- a CDS encoding SMP-30/gluconolactonase/LRE family protein, whose product MQAELIVDARNTVGESPVWVPEENALYWVDIPAGGLQRWHAETGHVDAWTTPEMLACIARCSDGSWVAGMESGFFHLHANNDGSLDSELLAHVDHARPDMRLNDGRCDRQGRFWAGSMVLNMGANAAEGTMYRFSHGQRGPLDPRLSGFIVPNGLGFSPDGRTMYLSDSHPLAQQIWAFDYDIESGTPSNRRLFVDMNHFCGRPDGAAVDADGCYWICANDAGLIHRFTPDGRLDRSLAVPVKKPTMCAFGGSRLDTLFVTSIRPGDDRDEQSLAGGVFALDPGVKGLPEPLFQA is encoded by the coding sequence ATGCAAGCCGAATTGATTGTCGATGCCCGCAATACGGTCGGCGAAAGCCCGGTGTGGGTGCCTGAAGAAAACGCGCTGTACTGGGTCGATATTCCTGCCGGTGGCCTGCAACGCTGGCATGCCGAAACCGGCCATGTCGATGCGTGGACCACGCCGGAAATGCTCGCCTGCATAGCGCGTTGCAGCGACGGCAGTTGGGTCGCCGGGATGGAAAGCGGGTTCTTCCATTTGCACGCGAACAACGACGGCAGCCTCGACAGCGAGCTGCTCGCACACGTCGATCACGCGCGCCCGGACATGCGTTTGAACGATGGCCGCTGTGATCGCCAGGGACGTTTCTGGGCCGGCAGCATGGTCTTGAACATGGGCGCCAACGCCGCTGAAGGCACGATGTATCGCTTCAGCCACGGGCAACGCGGGCCGCTCGATCCGCGGCTCAGCGGGTTTATCGTGCCCAACGGTCTGGGTTTCAGCCCGGATGGGCGGACGATGTACCTGTCCGACTCACATCCGCTGGCGCAGCAGATCTGGGCGTTTGATTACGACATCGAAAGCGGCACGCCGAGCAATCGTCGATTGTTCGTCGACATGAATCACTTCTGCGGTCGCCCCGACGGCGCGGCGGTGGATGCCGACGGGTGTTACTGGATCTGCGCCAATGACGCCGGGCTGATTCACCGGTTTACCCCGGATGGCCGACTGGATCGCTCACTCGCGGTGCCGGTGAAGAAGCCGACCATGTGTGCGTTTGGCGGCAGTCGTCTGGACACGCTGTTCGTGACCTCGATCCGCCCTGGGGATGATCGGGACGAGCAGTCGTTGGCCGGTGGGGTTTTTGCCCTGGATCCGGGCGTCAAAGGCTTGCCCGAGCCGCTGTTTCAAGCCTGA
- a CDS encoding OprD family porin, which yields MSKLVRHSSVRTPRLTFKRRHTLSLIGCSSLALALPLSSHAEGFVDDASATLNLRNAYFNRNFTNPAYPQGKAEEWTQSFILDARSGFTQGTVGFGVDVLGLYSKKLDGGKGTGGTQLLPLDSDGRPADNFGRTNVAFKAKVSKTELKVGEWMPLLPILRADDGRSLPQTFRGGQVTSSEIDGLKLYGGQFRANSPRNDSSMDDMSMNGRAAFTSDRFNFGGGEYTFNDKRTLVGVWYSELSDIYQQQYFNLSHSQPMGDWTLGANLGFFTGKEDGSALAGELDNKTTFALLSARYGGNTFYVGLQKLSGDDAWMRVNGTSGGTLANDSYNSSYDNAKEKSWQVRHDYNFVALGVPGLTLMNRYISGDNVHTGTITDGKEWGRESELAYTVQSGVLKNLNVKWRNASIRRDYSTNEFDENRIFVSYPISLL from the coding sequence GTGAGCAAACTCGTCCGTCATTCCTCTGTCCGCACGCCCCGCCTCACCTTCAAACGCCGCCACACCCTGAGCCTGATCGGTTGCAGCAGCCTCGCACTGGCCTTGCCGCTGAGCAGCCACGCCGAAGGTTTTGTCGACGATGCCAGCGCCACGCTGAACCTGCGTAACGCCTATTTCAATCGCAACTTCACCAACCCGGCCTACCCGCAGGGCAAGGCTGAAGAATGGACGCAGAGCTTCATCCTCGACGCCAGATCCGGCTTCACCCAAGGCACGGTCGGCTTCGGCGTCGACGTGTTGGGCCTGTACTCGAAAAAACTCGATGGCGGCAAAGGCACCGGCGGCACCCAACTGTTGCCGCTGGACAGCGACGGGCGCCCAGCGGACAACTTCGGCCGCACCAACGTCGCGTTCAAAGCCAAAGTCTCGAAGACTGAATTGAAGGTCGGCGAGTGGATGCCGCTGTTGCCAATCCTGCGCGCGGATGACGGCCGCTCGCTGCCGCAGACCTTTCGCGGTGGCCAGGTGACTTCCAGCGAAATTGACGGTTTGAAGCTCTACGGCGGCCAGTTCCGCGCCAACAGCCCGCGCAACGATTCGAGCATGGACGACATGTCGATGAACGGCCGAGCGGCGTTCACCTCGGACCGGTTCAACTTCGGTGGCGGCGAATACACCTTCAACGACAAGCGCACTTTGGTCGGCGTCTGGTACTCGGAACTCAGCGATATTTATCAGCAGCAGTATTTCAACCTCAGCCACAGCCAACCGATGGGCGACTGGACGCTGGGCGCCAACCTCGGTTTCTTCACCGGCAAAGAGGACGGCAGCGCATTGGCCGGCGAACTGGATAACAAGACCACTTTCGCCCTGCTCTCGGCCCGCTACGGTGGCAACACGTTTTACGTTGGCCTGCAGAAACTCAGCGGCGACGATGCATGGATGCGCGTCAACGGCACCAGCGGCGGAACGTTGGCCAACGACAGCTACAACTCCAGTTATGACAACGCCAAGGAAAAATCCTGGCAAGTGCGCCACGACTACAACTTCGTCGCCCTCGGCGTGCCCGGCCTGACCCTGATGAACCGCTACATCAGCGGCGATAACGTGCACACCGGCACCATCACCGACGGCAAGGAATGGGGCCGCGAGTCGGAACTGGCCTACACCGTACAGAGCGGCGTATTGAAAAACCTCAACGTCAAATGGCGTAATGCAAGCATCCGCCGCGACTACAGCACCAATGAATTCGACGAAAACCGGATCTTCGTCAGCTATCCGATATCGTTGTTGTGA
- a CDS encoding NAD-dependent epimerase/dehydratase family protein — MPTTSPTSSTPTPFNRLLLTGAAGGLGKVLRETLRPYAKVIRLSDIVEITPASDSSEEVVTCDLADKQAVHQLVEGVDAILHFGGVSTEHAFEEILGANICGVFHIYEAARRHGVKRVIFASSNHVIGFYKQDEVIDAHSPRRPDSYYGLSKSYGEDVASFYFDRYGIETVSIRIGSSFPEPQNRRMMSTWLSFGDLTQLLERALYAPNVGHTIIYGVSDNKNVWWDNRLAAGLGYVPQDSSEVFRDKVEAQPMPAADDPAMVYQGGAFVAAGPFGD; from the coding sequence ATGCCCACTACCTCCCCTACCTCTTCGACCCCGACCCCGTTTAATCGCCTGCTCTTGACCGGCGCCGCCGGTGGCCTCGGTAAAGTCCTGCGCGAAACCCTGCGCCCTTACGCCAAGGTCATTCGCCTGTCGGACATTGTCGAAATCACCCCGGCCAGCGACAGCAGCGAAGAAGTCGTGACCTGCGACCTCGCCGACAAACAAGCCGTGCACCAACTGGTCGAAGGCGTGGACGCGATCCTGCACTTTGGCGGCGTTTCGACCGAGCACGCGTTTGAAGAGATCCTCGGCGCCAACATCTGCGGCGTGTTCCATATCTACGAAGCGGCGCGCCGGCATGGGGTCAAACGCGTGATCTTCGCCAGTTCCAATCACGTTATCGGCTTCTATAAACAGGACGAAGTGATCGACGCACACTCCCCGCGCCGCCCGGACAGCTACTACGGTTTGTCCAAGTCCTACGGCGAAGACGTCGCCAGTTTCTACTTCGATCGCTACGGCATCGAAACCGTCAGCATCCGCATCGGCTCCTCGTTCCCGGAACCGCAAAACCGCAGGATGATGAGCACCTGGCTGAGCTTCGGCGACCTCACGCAATTGCTCGAACGCGCTTTGTACGCGCCGAATGTCGGCCACACCATCATCTACGGCGTCTCCGACAACAAAAACGTCTGGTGGGATAACCGCCTCGCCGCCGGCCTCGGTTACGTGCCGCAAGACAGCTCCGAAGTGTTCCGCGACAAGGTCGAAGCGCAACCGATGCCAGCGGCCGATGACCCGGCGATGGTTTATCAGGGCGGCGCATTTGTCGCGGCCGGTCCGTTTGGCGATTGA
- the copC gene encoding copper homeostasis periplasmic binding protein CopC yields the protein MSLNQSLKKTLTAAALLGSLFAASSVFAHAHLKSQIPAANSTVTDPGELRLVFSEGIETTFSTVKISRDGKAVPVKNLATKSSDKKTLIVTPEVALQPGNYKVEWKVTSVDTHKSDGAYSFKIGQ from the coding sequence ATGTCCCTGAACCAGTCGCTGAAAAAAACCCTGACCGCCGCCGCCCTGCTCGGCTCGCTGTTTGCCGCATCCTCGGTGTTTGCCCACGCGCACCTGAAAAGCCAGATCCCGGCCGCCAACAGCACCGTCACCGACCCCGGTGAATTGCGCCTAGTGTTTTCCGAAGGCATTGAAACGACCTTCAGCACGGTCAAAATCAGCCGCGACGGCAAAGCCGTGCCGGTGAAAAACCTCGCGACCAAAAGCAGCGACAAGAAGACCTTGATCGTTACCCCGGAAGTCGCGCTGCAGCCAGGCAATTACAAAGTTGAATGGAAAGTGACGTCAGTCGATACGCACAAAAGCGATGGCGCCTACAGCTTCAAGATTGGCCAATAA
- a CDS encoding ArsR/SmtB family transcription factor codes for MQSSLTESEVAQLRASASKACALLKALANEDRLLILCQLTQGERNVGELETMTGVRQPTLSQQLGILRDEGLVATRREGKYIFYGLASHEVIQVMKTLSGLYCGAVLKSWA; via the coding sequence ATGCAATCCAGTCTGACCGAAAGCGAAGTCGCCCAACTGCGGGCATCGGCGTCCAAAGCGTGCGCGCTGCTCAAGGCATTGGCCAATGAGGATCGTTTATTGATTCTCTGCCAATTGACCCAGGGCGAACGCAACGTTGGCGAACTGGAAACCATGACCGGCGTACGCCAACCGACACTCTCGCAACAGCTCGGCATCCTGCGCGACGAAGGCCTGGTCGCAACCCGGCGTGAAGGTAAATACATTTTCTATGGCCTGGCCAGCCACGAAGTGATTCAAGTGATGAAAACCTTGTCCGGGTTGTATTGCGGCGCAGTGTTGAAAAGCTGGGCGTGA